Genomic segment of Steroidobacter denitrificans:
CCGTTGTGCGATGCCATCATGGGACGCGCGGACTCGCGCGAGCTGCTGGCCAAGTTGGAGGAATCCGGCTTATTCGTGCGCAGCCTCGACGTGTCGCTGCAGTGGTTCCAATATCACTCGCTGTTTGCCGGCTTTTTGCGGGCGCAATTGCATCGAACTGCGCCAGCGCGCGAGCACGAGGTGCATGCATTGGCTGCTGCATGGTTCAGAGACAACGGTCACCTGGAAGATGCGATCGTGCATGCGCTAGCGATTCAGGATTACGCGTTCGCTACCGAATGCCTGGAGACCTGGTCGGGCCGACTGGTCATGCAGGGCAATCTGCTGACCATCGAGCGCTGGTTCAACTGCCTGCCTCCCGAGTACACCCGGCGTCGGCCCAAGCTGTTGGTGCGAATCGCCTGGGCGCTCGGCTTCATGCGCAGACATCAACCATTGGCGGAGGTGTTGGCGCTGCTCGATGCGTATCCCGACGCTTCGCAGAGCGTAGTGCGTTCCATGATCTGCATTCTCAAGGACGACATCATGGGTGCCAAGGCGTACGCCGAGGAATCGGCTGCGCGCGGCCATGGCATGGACCCGTTTTCCCGTTTCGAGGCTGGAGCGACCGCGATCTTGCAAGGCCATCTGGCCCTGTTCTCGGGCGAACTGGATCTGGCACGTGATTTTCTAGTCGTTGGTCGGACTTGCGGCAAGCAGGCGGATTCCGCCTTCACCGTGCTCGGTTCGCTGGCGACCGCAGCGGTGAATCTTACCATTCAGGGCCGGTTGAGCGAAGCCATCGAGCTGTTGAGCGATGCGCCTGCGGATGCCTGCCTGACCCTGGATCAGTCAGTGGCATCAGCCGCCTATGCGGCGTCTTACATCTACGTGCTCTATCAGAGCAATCAGCTCGATGCGGCACGAAAATTGTTCGAGCAATCGTTCGAAGTGATCGCCGGCGCGGCGCAGGTGGATTTCCTTGCCATTGCCTGTGTGTCGATGATTCGGTTGCACGATGCGCAGGGTAACGAAGCACGTGCCAGCGCTTTGCTGGAAGAAGCGGAGATTGCCGGTCACGCCGGCAATTTGCCTCGTCTGGTTCGACTGCTGGCGTGGGAACGGGTCAGGCGCGCCATCCTCGCGGGCGACATAGAGCGTGCCGCAGCCATGGCTGCGCGCATCGACGATGCTACCAACCCCGTGCCGGCCGGCTGGTGTCCGTTTTCGGAGGAAACCGAAGGTGCGTCCATTAATCGCATTCGAGTTGCGATGCATCAAGGCCGCGACGAGGAGGTGCAGTCGTTACTGAGGAGCGAGCTGCATTTGGCCGTCGGGCAAGGCCGGGCGCATCGGCTCATCAAGCTGCTGTTGTTGCAGGCCATCGCTCAATATCGCCGGAACAATACGAGCGGCGCGTTCGACAGTCTGCGCGAAGCGTTGCAACTCGCGCGCACTGGCTACATTCGCGTATTTCTCGATGAAGGTGCGCCGGCGATCGAGTTGCTCACGGCCGCGCACAAACAGGAGCTACACAACATCCCCCGTTGGGCCGCTTCGGTCGCGCCGCATGCCGGCGCCGCGGAAAATATGATCGAGTCGTTGCTGATCCTGGCCGGTGCCCCACCGTTGCATGCGAAAGATCCAGAACCGGCAGGTCTCAGCGAGCCGCTGTCGAGCCGCGAAACCGAGATCGTGACGTTGCTGGCGCGCGGCATGTTCAATCGCGAGATTGGCGAGCGCTTGTTCATTTCCGAGAATACGGTCAAGTTTCATCTGAAAAATATCTACGCGAAACTTGGCGTCAAGAGCCGCAGCCAGGCCATCCACCGGCTCAGGGTCGGCCTGCCGGCTTGACGTGGATCGTCAGTTGACCCCTCTTCGAACTACTCGTTGGAGTAGTCCCTATCTAGCGTGCCTTTGCTAACGTCGGCCCCGGCAGGAATGCGCCGGGATTCCGCCGCCGGAGCCGAACGAC
This window contains:
- a CDS encoding LuxR C-terminal-related transcriptional regulator, whose product is MATSDSTSSSRRIAGIEARSDAEPLIEGSLLRLSPPRPLSGIIPRTRLLSRIVADRAMPVVIIQAPAGHGKSTLMQQAYADCERRLICTGWLTLHDSDNDPTRLIRTLHALLEQLAHSNGHRRRGNFEDPQRAAGRGSRADWMLGRLIRLQQPVTLFIDEFQVLSSSEALGLFHDLLASLPPGVRMLIGSRTLPEVGLSRLLIAEQAEIVTPADLLFTRQEMKDFFATFDTHLSVHEIDVIHQRTEGWPAAVQLYRLSLANAEARKSLGDINAFQPWQLTEYLTDNVLSIHPHDVQRFFLETSPLVRMSGPLCDAIMGRADSRELLAKLEESGLFVRSLDVSLQWFQYHSLFAGFLRAQLHRTAPAREHEVHALAAAWFRDNGHLEDAIVHALAIQDYAFATECLETWSGRLVMQGNLLTIERWFNCLPPEYTRRRPKLLVRIAWALGFMRRHQPLAEVLALLDAYPDASQSVVRSMICILKDDIMGAKAYAEESAARGHGMDPFSRFEAGATAILQGHLALFSGELDLARDFLVVGRTCGKQADSAFTVLGSLATAAVNLTIQGRLSEAIELLSDAPADACLTLDQSVASAAYAASYIYVLYQSNQLDAARKLFEQSFEVIAGAAQVDFLAIACVSMIRLHDAQGNEARASALLEEAEIAGHAGNLPRLVRLLAWERVRRAILAGDIERAAAMAARIDDATNPVPAGWCPFSEETEGASINRIRVAMHQGRDEEVQSLLRSELHLAVGQGRAHRLIKLLLLQAIAQYRRNNTSGAFDSLREALQLARTGYIRVFLDEGAPAIELLTAAHKQELHNIPRWAASVAPHAGAAENMIESLLILAGAPPLHAKDPEPAGLSEPLSSRETEIVTLLARGMFNREIGERLFISENTVKFHLKNIYAKLGVKSRSQAIHRLRVGLPA